A region of Mesorhizobium sp. M3A.F.Ca.ET.080.04.2.1 DNA encodes the following proteins:
- a CDS encoding sugar ABC transporter ATP-binding protein, translated as MGADAVFRVEGLRKSFGHNEVLGGVSLELFAGEVIVLMGANGAGKSTLVKIVSGVYDRDGGTMRLAGVAFDPKTPAEAIRAGVVTVHQNINDGVVADLDVATNLTLDRLSGKGASLLFKPANVRAEARAVADRMGLAIDLRARVADLSLADRQMVAIARAMAHRPKVLILDEPTSSLSSAEADRLFSLIDRLRGQGVAILYISHRMSDIRRLADRIVSKRDGVISGVFDTKPLDYEGAVNAMLGRKIHLDRVVARSSARAVFRAEGLQIAQGSKPISMTLGAGEVVAITGLVGVGKTALAETLFGVRSPLAGAMHMDGKSYAPQSARDAIAAGVYLVAKDRAASGIVSGFNIERNISLPFLKRMSGLGVMKKRAERAVARRQIVELGIVCRSEKDELSALSGGNQQKVMVGRWMSQASRLFILDEPFQGVDISARRDIAAKLRASADGRATLLFVTELDEALETADRILVMSEHTIVGEHRNADIDLDRLLAEVAGGPLHSAA; from the coding sequence ATGGGCGCAGACGCCGTGTTCCGTGTGGAGGGCCTGAGGAAATCCTTCGGCCACAACGAGGTGCTTGGCGGCGTCTCGCTCGAGCTGTTCGCCGGTGAAGTGATCGTGCTGATGGGCGCCAACGGCGCCGGCAAGTCCACCCTGGTCAAGATCGTCAGCGGTGTCTACGACCGCGACGGCGGCACGATGCGGCTCGCCGGTGTGGCCTTTGACCCGAAGACGCCGGCAGAGGCCATCCGCGCGGGCGTCGTCACCGTGCATCAGAACATCAATGACGGCGTGGTGGCCGATCTCGACGTCGCCACCAATCTGACGCTGGACAGGCTGAGCGGCAAGGGCGCCTCGCTGTTGTTCAAGCCCGCCAATGTTCGTGCTGAGGCCAGGGCCGTTGCCGACCGCATGGGGCTGGCGATCGATCTCAGGGCACGCGTTGCCGACCTTTCGCTCGCCGACCGCCAGATGGTGGCGATCGCCCGGGCGATGGCGCATCGGCCCAAGGTGCTGATCCTCGACGAACCGACCTCCTCGCTGTCGAGCGCCGAGGCCGACCGGTTGTTTTCGCTGATCGACCGGCTGCGCGGGCAGGGCGTCGCCATTCTCTACATCTCGCATCGCATGTCGGACATCAGGCGGCTTGCCGACCGCATCGTCTCGAAGCGCGACGGCGTCATCTCCGGCGTCTTCGACACGAAGCCGCTCGACTATGAAGGCGCCGTCAACGCCATGCTCGGCCGCAAGATCCATCTCGACCGGGTCGTTGCCAGAAGCTCGGCGCGCGCGGTTTTCCGCGCCGAAGGCCTGCAGATCGCGCAAGGATCGAAGCCGATCTCGATGACGCTCGGCGCCGGCGAGGTGGTGGCGATCACCGGCCTGGTCGGCGTCGGCAAGACAGCGCTTGCCGAAACCTTGTTCGGCGTGCGCAGCCCGCTTGCCGGCGCCATGCATATGGACGGCAAGTCCTACGCGCCTCAGTCGGCGCGCGACGCGATCGCCGCCGGCGTCTACCTCGTCGCCAAGGATCGCGCAGCCAGCGGCATCGTCAGCGGCTTCAACATCGAGCGCAACATCAGCCTGCCGTTCCTCAAGCGCATGTCGGGCCTCGGAGTCATGAAGAAGCGCGCCGAACGCGCTGTGGCGCGCCGCCAGATCGTCGAGCTCGGCATCGTCTGCCGCTCCGAGAAGGACGAGCTGTCGGCGCTTTCGGGCGGCAACCAGCAGAAGGTGATGGTGGGGCGCTGGATGTCGCAGGCCTCGCGGCTGTTCATCCTCGACGAGCCGTTCCAGGGCGTCGACATTTCGGCCAGGCGCGACATCGCCGCGAAGTTGCGGGCAAGCGCCGACGGCCGCGCTACGCTTCTCTTCGTCACCGAGCTCGACGAGGCGCTGGAGACCGCCGACCGCATTCTGGTGATGTCCGAACACACCATTGTCGGCGAGCACAGGAATGCCGATATCGACCTCGACCGCCTGCTGGCGGAGGTGGCCGGCGGGCCGCTTCACAGCGCCGCGTGA
- a CDS encoding ABC transporter permease: MTLRDYAIRYGFIVLLFGLIAYFAIAADGFVSPQSAVFIFQSVAITGVLALGVTATLVVGGFDLSIGSVATSAMMAASYAMVVLEQNAVVAVIACLVIGVAVGLINGWLIVYMRVPDLLATLGMMFLLLGLQRIPTEGRSIATGMTMPDGSVANGKFTEAFLALGRHRIDFFIPNLIPVSVVVLIMLAVVIWFFLEYTRFGRMMYAVGSNERAAELAGAPVKAYKIWAYVISGVFASIGGILLAARLGRGDIASGNNLLLDAVAAALIGYAVLGAAKPNAFGTAVGAVFVGVLLQGLTMMNAPYYTQDFVKGAVLVVALVFTFALSGRGKR, encoded by the coding sequence ATGACATTGCGCGACTATGCCATCCGCTATGGCTTCATCGTCCTGCTCTTCGGGCTGATCGCCTATTTCGCGATCGCCGCCGACGGGTTCGTCTCGCCGCAGAGTGCGGTCTTCATCTTCCAGTCGGTGGCGATCACCGGCGTGCTGGCGCTCGGCGTCACCGCGACACTTGTCGTCGGCGGCTTCGACCTGTCGATCGGGTCGGTGGCCACCAGCGCCATGATGGCGGCGTCCTATGCCATGGTGGTGCTGGAGCAGAACGCCGTTGTCGCCGTCATTGCCTGCCTAGTCATTGGCGTCGCCGTCGGCCTGATCAATGGCTGGCTGATCGTCTACATGCGCGTGCCGGACCTGCTCGCGACGCTCGGCATGATGTTCCTGCTGCTTGGCCTGCAGCGCATCCCGACCGAGGGCCGTTCGATCGCCACCGGGATGACCATGCCCGACGGCTCGGTCGCCAACGGCAAGTTCACCGAGGCCTTCCTGGCGCTCGGCCGTCACCGCATCGACTTCTTCATCCCGAACCTCATCCCGGTCTCGGTGGTGGTGCTGATCATGCTTGCGGTGGTGATCTGGTTCTTCCTCGAATACACCCGTTTCGGCCGCATGATGTACGCGGTCGGGTCCAACGAGCGCGCGGCCGAACTCGCCGGCGCGCCTGTCAAGGCATACAAGATCTGGGCCTATGTCATTTCGGGAGTTTTTGCCTCGATCGGCGGGATTTTGCTCGCCGCCCGGCTTGGACGCGGCGATATCGCCTCGGGCAATAATCTCTTGCTCGACGCTGTCGCCGCCGCACTCATCGGCTACGCGGTGCTCGGCGCCGCCAAGCCCAACGCCTTCGGCACGGCCGTAGGCGCGGTCTTCGTCGGCGTCCTCCTGCAAGGCCTGACGATGATGAACGCCCCTTACTACACGCAGGATTTCGTCAAGGGCGCGGTTCTCGTCGTCGCCCTTGTCTTCACCTTCGCCCTTTCCGGCAGGGGCAAGAGATAG
- the fba gene encoding class II fructose-bisphosphate aldolase (catalyzes the reversible aldol condensation of dihydroxyacetonephosphate and glyceraldehyde 3-phosphate in the Calvin cycle, glycolysis, and/or gluconeogenesis): MARITLRQLLDHAAEHGYGVPAFNMNNMEQGLAIMEAAEETKSPVILQASRGARAYANDVVLAKLIDALVEIHPDIPVCMHLDHGNNEATCVTAIQYGFTSVMMDGSLKEDGKSPADYAYNSGITRRVVDMAHWGGVSVEGEIGVLGSLESGGGEQEDGHGVEGEISHDQLLTDPVQAEQFVRDTHVDALAVAMGTSHGAYKFSRKPDGAVLAMNVIEEIHRRLPNMHLVMHGSSSVPEELQEIINKYGGQMKPTWGVPVEEIQRGIKHGVRKINIDTDNRMALTGAIRKVLTENPSEFDPRKYLTPAMAAMKKLCKERFEQFGTAGNAPKIKPIPLSDMAKRYKSGSLDPKFG; encoded by the coding sequence GTGGCTCGCATCACATTGAGACAATTGCTCGACCATGCCGCCGAACACGGCTATGGCGTGCCTGCCTTCAACATGAACAACATGGAACAGGGGCTCGCCATCATGGAGGCGGCCGAGGAGACCAAGTCGCCGGTCATCCTGCAGGCCAGCCGCGGCGCGCGCGCCTACGCCAATGACGTGGTGCTGGCCAAGCTGATCGATGCGCTGGTCGAGATCCACCCCGACATTCCAGTCTGCATGCATCTCGACCATGGCAACAACGAAGCGACCTGCGTCACCGCGATCCAGTACGGCTTCACCTCGGTGATGATGGACGGCTCGCTCAAGGAAGATGGCAAGTCGCCGGCCGACTATGCCTATAATTCCGGCATCACCCGGCGCGTCGTCGACATGGCGCATTGGGGCGGCGTCTCGGTGGAAGGCGAGATCGGCGTTCTCGGCTCGCTGGAGAGCGGCGGCGGCGAGCAGGAAGACGGCCATGGCGTCGAAGGCGAAATCAGCCACGATCAGTTGCTCACCGACCCGGTGCAGGCCGAGCAGTTCGTGCGCGACACGCATGTCGACGCGCTGGCGGTCGCCATGGGCACCAGCCACGGCGCCTACAAATTCTCGCGCAAGCCGGACGGCGCGGTGCTGGCCATGAACGTGATCGAGGAGATCCACCGCCGCCTGCCCAACATGCATCTGGTCATGCACGGCTCGTCATCGGTGCCGGAAGAGCTGCAGGAGATCATCAACAAGTATGGCGGCCAGATGAAGCCGACCTGGGGCGTGCCGGTCGAAGAAATCCAGCGCGGCATCAAGCACGGCGTGCGCAAGATCAACATCGACACCGACAACCGCATGGCACTGACCGGCGCGATCCGCAAAGTGCTGACCGAGAACCCCAGCGAGTTCGACCCGCGCAAATATCTGACGCCGGCTATGGCCGCCATGAAGAAGCTCTGCAAGGAGCGCTTCGAGCAGTTCGGCACCGCGGGCAACGCGCCGAAGATCAAGCCGATCCCGCTGTCGGACATGGCCAAGCGCTACAAGTCGGGCAGCCTCGATCCGAAATTCGGCTAA
- the mtnA gene encoding S-methyl-5-thioribose-1-phosphate isomerase, whose translation MNVGDRHYRTIWLSDDKCSVEIIDQRWLPHEFRIERIGTVAGIATAIRDMWVRGAPLIGVTAAYGVAIQMRDDASDEALDAAWETLHETRPTAINLRWALDEMKRFLKPLAPEQRAEAAYRRAAEIADEDVGLNRAIGENGLAIIKEIAARKQPGETVNILTHCNAGWLATVDYGTATAPIYLATEAGIPVHVYVDETRPRNQGAQLTAWEMAGHGVPHTLIVDNAGGHLMQHGDIDMVIVGTDRTTANGDVCNKIGTYLKALAAADNDVPFYVALPSPTIDWTVGDGLAEIPIEQRSGDEVSLVWGKTADGKVAQVRVSPDTTPAANPAFDVTPARLVTGLITERGVANASREALKAMFPERG comes from the coding sequence TTGAACGTCGGCGACCGCCACTACCGCACGATCTGGCTGAGCGACGACAAATGCTCGGTCGAGATCATCGACCAGCGCTGGCTGCCGCACGAGTTCCGCATCGAGCGGATCGGAACCGTCGCCGGCATCGCAACCGCCATCCGCGACATGTGGGTGCGCGGCGCCCCGCTGATCGGCGTCACCGCCGCCTACGGCGTCGCCATCCAGATGAGGGACGATGCGTCGGACGAAGCACTCGACGCGGCGTGGGAAACCCTGCACGAGACGCGGCCGACGGCGATCAACCTGCGCTGGGCGCTGGACGAGATGAAACGCTTTTTGAAACCGCTCGCGCCCGAACAGCGCGCCGAGGCCGCCTATCGGCGCGCCGCCGAGATCGCCGACGAGGATGTCGGGCTGAACCGCGCCATCGGCGAGAACGGGCTTGCCATCATCAAGGAGATCGCGGCGCGCAAGCAGCCGGGCGAGACCGTCAACATCCTGACCCATTGCAATGCCGGCTGGCTGGCGACGGTCGACTACGGCACCGCTACCGCGCCGATCTATCTGGCGACCGAGGCCGGCATTCCCGTGCATGTCTATGTCGACGAGACCAGGCCGCGCAACCAGGGCGCCCAGTTGACGGCCTGGGAGATGGCCGGCCACGGGGTGCCGCACACGTTGATCGTCGACAATGCCGGCGGCCACCTGATGCAGCACGGCGACATCGACATGGTGATCGTCGGCACCGACCGCACCACCGCCAATGGCGACGTCTGCAACAAGATCGGCACCTATCTCAAAGCGCTCGCCGCCGCCGACAACGACGTCCCCTTCTACGTCGCGCTCCCCTCGCCCACCATCGACTGGACGGTCGGCGACGGGCTTGCCGAGATTCCGATCGAGCAGCGCTCCGGCGACGAAGTCTCGCTGGTCTGGGGCAAGACGGCCGACGGCAAGGTCGCGCAGGTGCGCGTCTCGCCCGACACGACGCCGGCGGCCAACCCCGCCTTCGACGTGACCCCGGCGCGGCTGGTCACCGGCCTGATCACCGAGCGCGGCGTGGCGAACGCCTCGCGCGAGGCCCTGAAGGCGATGTTTCCCGAGCGCGGCTGA
- a CDS encoding D-alanine--D-alanine ligase family protein: MSMATKRIRIGVLFGGRSAEHDVSVLSATNVMRALEPAKYDAVPIFVTREGQWLLSRFERGELAKPSAGTQVCLVPGGHGRMLAIPADGPPHELPAIDILFPVLHGLHGEDGAVQGLAEVARVPLAGCGIVGSATALDKDIAKRLLKAAGLSVARSVTILREAVPAFAEIANALALPVFIKPARQGSSVGVSKVSSEADYEAAIAEGFRHDGKLLAEEFIRGREIECSALEDTQGGLFISRPGEIVPAESHGFYSYDAKYIDKDGAALKVPAELPERVESDIRETAAKAFRALGCDGMARVDFFVKPDLTLLINELNTIPGFTDISMYAKAMAASGVSYPDVIDRLVAHGLSRAARSA; the protein is encoded by the coding sequence ATGTCCATGGCCACGAAAAGAATTCGCATCGGTGTGCTTTTCGGCGGACGCTCGGCCGAGCATGACGTGTCGGTGCTGTCGGCGACCAATGTGATGCGGGCGCTGGAGCCGGCGAAATACGATGCCGTTCCGATCTTCGTCACGCGCGAAGGCCAATGGCTGCTGAGCCGCTTCGAGCGTGGCGAGTTGGCGAAACCTTCGGCCGGCACGCAGGTCTGCCTGGTGCCGGGCGGACATGGACGGATGCTGGCAATCCCCGCGGACGGGCCGCCGCACGAACTGCCCGCGATCGACATCCTGTTTCCCGTCCTGCACGGCCTGCATGGCGAGGACGGCGCTGTGCAAGGGCTGGCGGAAGTGGCGCGCGTGCCGCTCGCCGGCTGCGGCATTGTGGGTTCGGCGACAGCCCTCGACAAGGATATCGCCAAGCGCTTGTTGAAGGCGGCGGGCCTGTCCGTCGCACGGTCTGTCACCATCCTGCGCGAGGCCGTGCCGGCCTTCGCCGAGATCGCGAACGCGCTCGCGCTTCCCGTCTTCATCAAGCCGGCCCGCCAGGGCTCGTCGGTCGGCGTCAGCAAAGTTTCCAGCGAAGCGGATTACGAAGCCGCGATCGCTGAGGGCTTCAGGCACGATGGCAAGCTGCTTGCGGAGGAGTTCATCCGTGGCCGCGAGATTGAATGCAGTGCGCTGGAGGATACGCAGGGAGGTCTCTTCATCTCCCGCCCCGGCGAAATCGTGCCGGCCGAAAGCCACGGCTTCTACAGCTACGACGCCAAGTATATCGACAAGGATGGAGCGGCGCTGAAGGTGCCGGCCGAACTGCCTGAAAGAGTTGAAAGCGACATCCGTGAGACGGCAGCGAAGGCGTTCCGTGCGCTGGGCTGCGACGGCATGGCCCGCGTCGACTTCTTTGTGAAGCCGGACCTGACGCTCCTGATCAACGAACTCAACACGATTCCCGGCTTCACCGACATCAGCATGTACGCCAAGGCGATGGCGGCGAGCGGCGTCAGCTATCCGGACGTCATCGACCGGCTGGTGGCGCATGGGCTCTCCCGCGCCGCGCGATCGGCCTGA
- a CDS encoding VWA domain-containing protein has translation MDEESIAPDLDPTEGPRERRWRLAIGADDETSSALSAEDRKLSAALDALYGDGSGDTAGDPRKRRGGLGRSAPRVAQWMGDIRSFFPEQVVQIVQKDAFERLNLKQMLMEPEFLKAIEADVNLVADLVSLRSAMPDKTKDIARSIISDIVAKLMQRLEQKTAEAIRGALDRSRRTNRPRQRDIDWPRTIAANLRHYQPEHKTVVPEKLVGFMRRQRRLVDLDEVTLCVDQSGSMASSVIYASIFAAVMASLPVVRTKLVCFDTAIVDLTEELSDPVEVLFGVQLGGGTDINQAVAYCAERIERPTKAHFILITDLYEGGNGQELLRRLAMLVRSGVNVVVLLALTDQGRPGYDPSMAGSVAALGIPVFACTPDHFPDMMAAALRREDIGAWAAGADIKLVRADAETPNAAE, from the coding sequence ATGGATGAGGAATCGATTGCGCCGGACCTCGATCCGACGGAAGGGCCGCGGGAGCGCCGCTGGCGGCTGGCGATCGGTGCCGACGATGAGACTTCGTCGGCGCTGTCGGCGGAAGACCGCAAGCTTTCGGCGGCACTCGATGCGCTTTACGGCGACGGCAGCGGCGACACCGCCGGCGACCCGCGCAAGCGGCGCGGGGGACTCGGCCGCTCGGCGCCGCGTGTTGCACAATGGATGGGCGACATACGCTCTTTCTTCCCCGAGCAGGTCGTCCAGATCGTGCAGAAGGACGCCTTCGAGCGGCTGAACCTGAAGCAGATGCTGATGGAGCCGGAATTCCTCAAGGCGATCGAGGCCGACGTCAATCTCGTTGCCGATCTGGTCTCGCTGCGCTCGGCAATGCCGGACAAGACCAAGGACATCGCCCGCTCGATCATTTCCGACATTGTCGCCAAGCTGATGCAGCGGCTCGAGCAGAAGACAGCCGAAGCGATACGCGGCGCTCTCGACCGCTCCAGGCGCACCAACCGGCCGCGGCAACGCGACATCGACTGGCCGCGCACCATCGCCGCGAACCTTCGCCACTACCAGCCGGAGCACAAGACCGTGGTGCCGGAAAAGCTGGTCGGCTTCATGCGCCGCCAGCGCCGGTTGGTCGATCTCGACGAAGTGACGCTCTGCGTCGACCAGTCAGGCTCGATGGCGAGCTCGGTCATCTACGCCTCGATCTTTGCTGCGGTCATGGCCTCGCTGCCGGTGGTGCGCACCAAGCTGGTCTGCTTCGACACCGCCATCGTTGACCTGACGGAAGAGCTCAGCGATCCGGTCGAGGTGCTGTTTGGCGTCCAGCTGGGCGGCGGCACGGACATCAACCAGGCGGTGGCCTATTGCGCCGAGCGCATCGAGCGGCCGACCAAGGCTCATTTCATACTGATCACCGATCTCTATGAAGGCGGCAACGGCCAGGAACTGCTTCGCCGACTGGCCATGCTGGTGCGGTCGGGCGTCAATGTCGTGGTGCTGCTGGCGCTCACCGACCAGGGCCGGCCCGGATACGATCCTTCCATGGCCGGTTCGGTGGCGGCGCTCGGCATCCCGGTCTTTGCCTGCACGCCGGACCATTTCCCCGACATGATGGCGGCCGCACTGCGCCGCGAGGATATCGGCGCCTGGGCGGCGGGCGCGGATATCAAGCTCGTTCGCGCCGACGCCGAAACGCCAAACGCGGCCGAGTAG
- the mtnK gene encoding S-methyl-5-thioribose kinase: MTETRPFEALSVETLASRLGENEALTERIGSDAGQWKVREVGDGNLNLVFIVEGDKGAAVVKQALPYVRLVGDSWPLPLKRSFFEYHALTRQEARAPGSVPAIYHFDETQALIVMEYLSPHIILRRALIEGRELPNIALDIGLFMARTLFRGSDLSMAAKERKADLALFADNVELCDITENLVFSDPYFDASMNRHTSPQLDGLVAELRADRNLKVEAQRLKHLFAANAETLLHGDLHSGSIMVTDTETRMIDPEFAFYGPIAFDVGMLLANFWMAFFSQRGHEEKGSRDSMRAYLLKVTAETWAIFRAEFSHLWRTERTGMLYQRSLFEDQGDRLGSEQALDHMLSGIWTDLLGFAGIEVHRRILGLAHNADFETIADADLRATCEAKALRFGRHIAVNRRRIHIIDEVNNLAALIEQESGI, encoded by the coding sequence ATGACCGAGACGAGGCCTTTCGAAGCATTGTCGGTGGAGACGCTGGCGAGCCGCCTTGGCGAGAACGAAGCGCTGACCGAGCGGATCGGTAGCGATGCCGGCCAGTGGAAAGTGCGCGAAGTCGGCGACGGCAATCTGAACCTCGTCTTCATCGTCGAGGGCGACAAGGGCGCCGCCGTGGTCAAGCAGGCGCTGCCCTATGTGCGGCTGGTCGGCGACAGCTGGCCGTTGCCGTTGAAGCGCTCCTTCTTCGAATATCATGCGCTGACCAGGCAGGAGGCGCGGGCGCCGGGCTCGGTACCGGCGATCTACCATTTCGACGAGACCCAGGCGCTGATCGTCATGGAGTATCTGTCGCCGCACATCATTCTCAGGCGCGCGCTGATTGAAGGACGCGAGCTGCCGAACATCGCGCTCGACATCGGCCTGTTCATGGCCCGCACGCTGTTTCGCGGCTCCGACCTGTCGATGGCGGCAAAGGAGCGCAAGGCCGATCTCGCTTTGTTCGCCGACAATGTCGAGCTCTGCGACATCACCGAGAACCTGGTGTTCTCCGACCCCTATTTCGATGCCAGCATGAACCGGCACACCAGCCCGCAGCTTGACGGCCTGGTGGCCGAGCTGCGCGCCGACCGCAACCTCAAGGTCGAAGCGCAGCGGCTGAAGCACCTTTTCGCCGCCAATGCCGAGACGCTGCTGCATGGCGACCTGCATTCCGGTTCGATCATGGTCACCGACACGGAAACCCGTATGATCGATCCGGAATTCGCCTTCTACGGCCCGATCGCCTTCGACGTCGGCATGCTGCTCGCCAATTTCTGGATGGCCTTCTTCTCTCAGCGCGGTCATGAGGAAAAAGGCAGCCGGGACTCGATGCGCGCCTACCTGCTCAAGGTCACCGCCGAGACCTGGGCCATCTTCCGCGCCGAGTTCTCGCATCTGTGGCGGACAGAACGCACCGGCATGCTCTACCAGAGGAGCCTGTTCGAGGATCAGGGCGACCGGCTCGGCTCGGAGCAGGCGCTCGACCACATGCTGTCGGGCATCTGGACCGACCTGCTCGGCTTTGCCGGCATCGAGGTGCACCGGCGCATACTCGGCCTCGCGCATAACGCCGATTTCGAGACCATTGCCGACGCGGATCTGCGCGCCACATGTGAGGCCAAGGCGCTACGCTTCGGCCGCCATATCGCCGTGAACCGGCGCCGGATCCACATCATCGACGAGGTCAACAATCTGGCCGCGCTGATCGAACAGGAGAGCGGAATTTGA
- a CDS encoding substrate-binding domain-containing protein gives MSITRRLFGKAALGLAGAALLMQGTALAADRPAPFDKPGVKVALVRYLSTGDFFQAYLSGVEAQAKALGIDLRVLDSRQDAALQADMVDQAIALGVQGIIIQHGLTESMKDAAQRAVDAGIKVVAFDVNVENPKIPQIEQSDRDLARLALEQAVKDNGESWKAGYVYVAGIAPLDRRNETWVDVKKKHSGISEVAMFGTLDNPIANSVANQARSVLQAHPDIKVMFAPYDEFAKGVKIAVDEASLNKDIKIYSADISTSDIAAMREPDSAWAATAATNPAVVGQVSVRALAQLLAGEDPGHNVIVPPTLITQKELIDKDIKNMEDLSAKLPQFAHADVAMPAWMPNPNAK, from the coding sequence GTGAGCATCACAAGAAGACTTTTCGGAAAGGCCGCACTCGGCCTTGCGGGCGCGGCGCTGCTGATGCAGGGCACCGCATTGGCAGCGGATCGTCCGGCGCCCTTCGACAAGCCCGGCGTCAAGGTCGCCCTCGTGCGCTATCTCTCGACCGGCGACTTCTTCCAGGCCTATCTCTCCGGCGTCGAGGCGCAGGCCAAGGCGCTCGGCATCGATTTGCGCGTGCTGGACAGCCGCCAGGACGCGGCGCTCCAGGCCGACATGGTCGACCAGGCCATCGCACTCGGCGTGCAGGGCATCATCATCCAGCACGGCCTGACGGAATCGATGAAGGACGCCGCCCAGCGCGCGGTTGATGCCGGCATCAAGGTCGTGGCCTTCGACGTCAATGTCGAGAACCCGAAGATCCCGCAGATCGAGCAGTCCGACCGCGACCTCGCGCGCCTGGCGCTCGAGCAGGCGGTCAAAGACAATGGCGAGAGTTGGAAGGCCGGCTACGTCTACGTGGCAGGCATCGCGCCGCTCGACCGCCGCAACGAGACCTGGGTGGACGTGAAGAAGAAGCATTCGGGCATCAGCGAGGTCGCCATGTTCGGTACGCTCGACAACCCGATCGCCAATTCCGTCGCCAACCAGGCGCGCTCGGTGCTGCAGGCGCATCCCGACATCAAGGTGATGTTCGCGCCCTATGACGAGTTCGCAAAGGGCGTGAAGATTGCCGTCGACGAGGCCAGCCTGAACAAGGACATCAAGATCTACTCGGCCGACATCTCGACTTCGGATATTGCCGCGATGCGCGAGCCCGACAGCGCCTGGGCCGCCACCGCCGCCACCAACCCGGCCGTGGTCGGCCAGGTTTCCGTCCGCGCGCTGGCGCAGCTGCTCGCCGGTGAGGATCCCGGCCACAATGTCATCGTGCCGCCGACGCTGATCACCCAGAAGGAGCTGATCGACAAGGACATCAAGAACATGGAGGATCTGTCGGCCAAGCTGCCGCAATTCGCCCATGCCGACGTCGCGATGCCGGCCTGGATGCCGAACCCGAACGCGAAGTAA
- a CDS encoding MgtC/SapB family protein, whose product MFDPLCCDMPLHPTWPDLVARLLLTLLAGFLIGLNREARGHSAGLRTTILVGLAAAVAMVQANMLLDVVGKGPDSFVRMDVMRFALGVLTGVGFIGGGAILRRGDLVTGVTTAATMWIMTMIGLAFGGGQYGLGATATVLTLVTLQALKWVDLQISRDHKAIVSVSWPKSSPPDLQEMVQPLGYTARFVGMEHNASRDSFVYSFKLEWKQPDALEPATDVLAVIGQHCSVERFEMIGEKPS is encoded by the coding sequence ATGTTCGACCCGCTTTGCTGCGACATGCCGCTTCACCCGACCTGGCCGGACCTCGTCGCGCGGCTGCTGCTCACATTGCTGGCCGGTTTCCTGATCGGCCTGAACCGCGAGGCGCGCGGCCATTCGGCAGGGCTGCGGACGACCATTCTCGTCGGCCTTGCCGCCGCCGTTGCCATGGTGCAGGCCAACATGCTGCTCGACGTCGTCGGCAAGGGTCCGGATTCGTTCGTGCGCATGGATGTGATGCGCTTTGCGCTCGGCGTGCTCACGGGCGTCGGCTTCATCGGCGGCGGCGCCATCCTGCGCCGCGGCGACCTCGTCACCGGCGTCACCACCGCCGCGACCATGTGGATCATGACGATGATCGGGCTCGCCTTCGGTGGGGGCCAGTACGGCCTCGGCGCGACCGCGACGGTGCTGACGCTGGTGACGCTGCAGGCGTTGAAATGGGTCGATCTGCAGATTTCCCGCGACCACAAGGCGATCGTCTCGGTCTCATGGCCGAAGAGTTCACCACCCGATCTTCAAGAAATGGTGCAGCCACTCGGTTACACCGCCCGCTTCGTCGGCATGGAGCACAATGCCAGCCGCGACAGCTTCGTATATTCCTTCAAGCTCGAGTGGAAGCAGCCCGATGCGCTCGAACCGGCGACGGACGTGCTCGCAGTGATCGGCCAACATTGCTCGGTCGAGCGGTTCGAAATGATCGGCGAGAAGCCGTCCTGA